A part of Terriglobales bacterium genomic DNA contains:
- a CDS encoding VWA domain-containing protein — MRLRSSALFLVILVTLVFGFAGQTAFGQQQPDPTAGHVPLPTPPAAQSGAAPAGQNANPDVVDNNGVYKFFKKVEEVQLHCTVVDQKQRLVTTLDRAAFTVYEDGRPQQLTSFRREDIPVALGIVVDNSGSMRDKRAAVNQAALNLVRASNPRDEIFIVNFNDDAWLDQDFTSDISKLREGLERIESRGGTALYDALVAASDHLQKGAKLDKRVILVVTDGEDNASRESLEQAIRKLQAEDGPAVYSIGILGDDREAHRAKRALTALALQTGGVAFFPKDITEVDNISRAVAHDLRNQYTLGYKPTNPQQNGGYRSVHVDAHAGGYGKLQVRTRSGYYAGPERASN; from the coding sequence ATGCGCCTTCGGAGTAGTGCACTCTTCCTGGTCATCCTGGTTACCCTCGTGTTCGGCTTCGCGGGCCAGACCGCGTTCGGCCAGCAGCAGCCCGACCCAACAGCCGGCCACGTACCGTTGCCGACGCCGCCAGCTGCGCAGAGTGGCGCCGCGCCGGCTGGTCAAAATGCGAATCCCGACGTAGTCGACAACAACGGCGTCTACAAGTTCTTCAAGAAGGTCGAAGAGGTCCAGCTCCATTGCACGGTCGTGGACCAGAAGCAACGCCTGGTCACCACGCTGGACCGGGCTGCGTTCACCGTCTATGAGGACGGACGGCCGCAGCAACTCACGTCCTTCCGCCGGGAGGACATCCCGGTGGCGCTGGGGATCGTAGTCGATAATTCCGGATCCATGCGGGACAAGCGCGCCGCGGTGAACCAGGCCGCGCTCAACCTGGTGCGGGCCAGCAACCCCCGCGACGAGATTTTCATCGTCAACTTCAACGACGACGCCTGGCTCGACCAGGACTTCACCTCCGACATCTCCAAGCTGCGGGAAGGGCTGGAACGCATCGAGTCCCGTGGTGGCACCGCGTTGTACGACGCCCTGGTCGCCGCCTCTGACCACCTGCAGAAAGGGGCCAAGCTCGACAAGCGAGTCATCCTGGTGGTGACCGACGGTGAGGACAATGCCAGCCGCGAGAGTCTGGAGCAGGCCATCCGCAAGCTCCAGGCCGAGGACGGCCCGGCGGTGTACTCCATCGGCATCCTGGGGGATGACCGGGAAGCCCACCGCGCCAAGCGCGCCCTCACGGCGCTGGCGCTCCAGACCGGCGGTGTGGCGTTCTTCCCCAAGGACATCACCGAAGTGGATAACATCAGCCGCGCGGTGGCGCACGACCTTCGCAACCAGTACACGCTGGGCTACAAACCCACCAACCCGCAGCAAAACGGCGGCTACCGCAGCGTCCATGTCGATGCCCACGCCGGCGGCTATGGCAAGCTCCAGGTCCGCACCCGCAGCGGGTACTATGCCGGCCCGGAACGCGCGTCGAATTGA
- the cysK gene encoding cysteine synthase A — translation MKTAEAAHLRVAEEITEIVGETPILHLKRIAPSNGADLYAKLEYMNPGGSIKDRAAIGIIKRAEEQGLLRQGSTIFEATAGNTGIGLALIGVSRGYKVVLFVPEKFSQEKVMIMRALGAEVTRTPDAEGMEGAIQRMREAAAQTPGSFMAAQFENQANPDYHYQTTGKEIYEQMEGRVDAVVIGAGTGGTFTGVARYLKERNPKALAIAVETIGSVLGGGPKGTHKVEGIGASFIPKTFDGSLADQIIAVSDPDAFNTVKELAAKEGVLAGSSSGANVFAALQVARRLGKGKRVVTIIPDSAERYLSKKIFEGGI, via the coding sequence ATGAAAACGGCCGAAGCTGCTCACCTGCGGGTCGCCGAAGAGATCACCGAGATCGTCGGCGAGACCCCGATCCTTCACCTCAAACGCATCGCTCCATCCAACGGCGCCGACCTCTACGCCAAGCTCGAGTACATGAATCCGGGCGGCAGCATCAAGGACCGCGCGGCCATCGGCATCATCAAGCGCGCCGAGGAGCAGGGCCTGCTTCGCCAGGGCTCCACCATCTTCGAGGCGACAGCCGGCAACACCGGCATCGGGCTGGCGCTGATCGGTGTCAGCCGCGGTTACAAGGTCGTGCTGTTCGTGCCGGAGAAGTTTTCCCAGGAAAAAGTGATGATCATGCGTGCCCTCGGCGCCGAGGTGACACGCACACCGGACGCCGAGGGCATGGAAGGGGCCATCCAGCGAATGCGTGAGGCCGCCGCCCAGACGCCGGGTTCCTTCATGGCCGCCCAGTTCGAGAACCAAGCCAATCCCGACTACCACTACCAGACCACAGGCAAAGAGATCTACGAGCAGATGGAAGGGCGTGTGGATGCCGTGGTCATCGGCGCCGGCACCGGCGGCACCTTCACCGGGGTGGCGCGTTACCTGAAGGAGCGCAATCCCAAGGCGCTCGCCATCGCCGTGGAGACCATAGGCTCGGTGCTGGGCGGCGGTCCCAAGGGGACGCACAAGGTGGAAGGCATCGGCGCCAGCTTCATCCCCAAGACCTTCGACGGCTCGCTGGCCGACCAGATCATCGCCGTCTCCGACCCCGACGCCTTCAACACCGTGAAGGAGCTGGCGGCGAAAGAGGGTGTGCTGGCGGGATCGAGTTCCGGGGCGAATGTCTTCGCCGCCCTCCAGGTGGCGCGGCGCCTGGGAAAAGGGAAGCGCGTGGTCACCATCATCCCCGACTCGGCGGAGCGTTACCTGTCGAAGAAGATCTTCGAGGGCGGGATCTGA
- a CDS encoding PLP-dependent aspartate aminotransferase family protein: MKHSKHGFATRAIHDGQEAEPLTGAIAVPIYATSTYLQDELGKPRQGYEYARVSNPTRDRLEQNLASLEGGSSAHVFASGMAAINALCTTLKAGDHVVCSHNVYGGVPRLFNQILTNYRLEFSYVDTSDLNAVERAVQRNTRFVYVETPTNPLMTISDIAAISRIAHRRNVQVVVDNTFMSPYFQQPIALGADMVVHSTTKFLNGHSDGLGGVIVCTRPEHAEAFRFIQKSAGAILSPFECFLVLRGVKTLAVRMEQHEKNGHAVAQFLNGHRKVEKVFYPGLPEHPQHELAKKQMSGFGALITFESGSLKHAKRLLAKVRVCSLGESLGGVETLISHPATMTHAALGEKGRKAIGITDGLVRISVGIEDVEDILADLDEALKAV; encoded by the coding sequence ATGAAGCACTCAAAGCACGGGTTCGCGACGCGGGCGATCCACGATGGCCAGGAGGCTGAGCCACTGACCGGGGCGATCGCCGTCCCCATCTATGCCACCTCCACGTATCTGCAGGACGAGCTCGGCAAGCCGCGCCAGGGATACGAGTACGCCCGCGTCTCCAACCCTACGCGCGACCGACTGGAGCAGAACCTTGCCTCGCTGGAGGGCGGCAGCTCGGCGCACGTTTTCGCCAGCGGCATGGCGGCGATCAACGCGCTCTGCACCACGCTGAAGGCCGGCGACCACGTGGTCTGCTCGCATAACGTGTACGGCGGTGTGCCGCGCCTGTTCAACCAGATCCTCACCAATTACCGCCTGGAATTCTCCTACGTCGATACCTCGGACCTGAACGCGGTGGAGCGGGCCGTCCAGCGCAATACCCGCTTCGTGTACGTCGAGACGCCGACCAACCCGCTGATGACCATCAGCGACATCGCCGCGATCAGCCGCATCGCCCATCGTCGCAATGTCCAGGTAGTGGTGGACAACACCTTCATGTCGCCCTATTTCCAGCAGCCCATCGCGCTGGGCGCGGACATGGTCGTTCACTCGACGACGAAGTTCCTGAACGGGCACAGCGACGGCCTGGGCGGGGTCATCGTCTGTACCCGGCCGGAACACGCCGAGGCTTTCCGCTTCATCCAGAAATCCGCCGGGGCCATCCTCTCGCCGTTCGAGTGCTTCCTGGTGCTGCGCGGGGTGAAGACTCTGGCCGTGCGCATGGAACAGCACGAAAAGAACGGCCACGCGGTGGCCCAGTTCCTGAACGGGCATCGCAAGGTTGAAAAGGTCTTCTATCCAGGACTGCCCGAGCACCCGCAGCACGAACTCGCCAAGAAGCAGATGTCGGGCTTCGGTGCGCTCATCACCTTCGAGAGCGGTTCGCTCAAGCACGCCAAGCGATTGCTCGCCAAAGTCCGGGTGTGCTCGCTCGGGGAATCGCTGGGCGGGGTCGAGACCCTGATCTCGCACCCCGCCACCATGACCCACGCCGCGCTGGGCGAGAAGGGTCGGAAGGCGATCGGGATCACCGATGGGCTGGTCCGCATTTCTGTCGGCATCGAAGACGTTGAGGACATCCTTGCCGACCTGGATGAGGCCCTGAAAGCGGTTTAG
- a CDS encoding metallopeptidase family protein has product MDRARFLQLTAEALDSLPRQFRQRLRNVAVLVEDHPRRQGVRGRAGRPRKLSSAPERLLMGVYVGVPLTNRSVFDVPTGPDRIVLYRRNIEAVCRDEREIREQIRRTVIHEVGHYFGLDEQQLKDV; this is encoded by the coding sequence ATGGACCGCGCGCGCTTCCTGCAGCTCACGGCTGAGGCGTTGGATAGCCTCCCCCGGCAGTTCCGCCAGCGCCTTCGCAATGTCGCAGTGCTGGTCGAAGATCACCCGCGAAGGCAGGGCGTTCGCGGTCGCGCGGGCCGTCCTCGCAAACTGTCTTCAGCCCCGGAGCGGTTGCTGATGGGCGTCTATGTCGGCGTACCGCTGACAAACAGGAGTGTCTTCGACGTGCCCACCGGCCCTGACCGCATCGTGCTCTACCGCCGGAACATCGAAGCCGTTTGCCGCGATGAGCGCGAGATCCGGGAACAGATCCGGCGGACCGTCATCCACGAGGTCGGACATTACTTCGGGCTGGACGAGCAACAGCTGAAGGACGTTTAA